Proteins from a genomic interval of Lacticaseibacillus pabuli:
- a CDS encoding tautomerase family protein, producing MPLMKIDMLKGRSTEEIQQILDISYKVMLAAFGAPDGDRYQIVTQHDPSEMQILDTGLGFKRTDRVLIFSLTTRPRTQEQKVTFYHNLVDALHAQLDMRPEDVMINLTVNEDADWSFGNGEAQFLTGDL from the coding sequence ATGCCACTAATGAAGATAGATATGTTAAAGGGTCGGTCCACAGAAGAGATCCAGCAAATTCTGGACATTTCCTACAAGGTCATGCTGGCCGCTTTTGGCGCGCCAGACGGTGATCGTTACCAAATCGTCACCCAGCACGACCCCTCTGAAATGCAGATTCTGGACACGGGTCTGGGCTTCAAGCGCACCGACCGCGTCCTAATTTTCAGCTTGACGACCCGGCCACGGACGCAGGAACAAAAGGTTACGTTCTACCACAACCTGGTCGACGCGTTGCATGCGCAACTGGATATGCGTCCTGAAGACGTGATGATTAACCTCACCGTCAACGAAGACGCAGACTGGAGTTTTGGCAATGGTGAGGCGCAGTTCTTAACCGGCGATTTATAA
- a CDS encoding DUF2316 family protein, translating into MSLTLAQQQATRDEFATNMQRSGLSLETVANALGTTPDVIAANLQLNSRRIEDPWIIRNYLLDEMQQHGQTPVPFTALKGDFHQYWFLNAAIIERGIIG; encoded by the coding sequence TTGTCATTGACCTTAGCACAACAACAGGCGACTCGCGATGAGTTTGCCACCAACATGCAGCGCAGTGGGCTTAGCCTGGAGACGGTCGCGAACGCCTTGGGGACAACCCCAGACGTGATTGCGGCGAATCTGCAGTTGAACTCGCGGCGGATCGAGGACCCCTGGATTATTCGCAATTACCTACTGGATGAAATGCAGCAACATGGGCAGACACCCGTCCCATTCACCGCACTGAAGGGTGATTTCCATCAGTATTGGTTCCTGAACGCCGCGATCATTGAACGCGGCATCATTGGTTAG
- a CDS encoding NAD(P)-dependent oxidoreductase, with amino-acid sequence MKIGIIGATGHVGQGMVAAALKHGDEVTALVRNEDKAEQLFHDTVTVVAKDALALTREDLSGLDAVIDSFASPKAYQHLDLATHLISMYRDKTAPYLMFIIGASSLHDADGKLMLTAIQKMAAGAPWIAAPEQQVHEFDYLKWVNNVAWTAITPQQTFTDNPATQYRLGGDTVMSAPNGESEVSVANFADAAIDELARKQYIRQRFSVVDA; translated from the coding sequence ATGAAAATCGGGATTATCGGTGCAACTGGTCACGTTGGACAGGGGATGGTCGCCGCGGCACTGAAACATGGCGATGAAGTCACAGCACTCGTCCGCAACGAGGACAAGGCCGAACAGCTCTTCCACGACACGGTGACGGTTGTTGCCAAGGATGCCCTAGCCCTGACACGCGAAGACCTGAGCGGACTGGATGCCGTCATTGATTCATTTGCTTCACCAAAGGCTTATCAGCATTTGGACCTGGCCACACACCTAATTAGCATGTACCGCGACAAAACGGCGCCTTACCTGATGTTCATTATCGGGGCTAGCTCATTACACGACGCTGACGGCAAGTTGATGTTGACCGCCATTCAGAAGATGGCCGCTGGTGCGCCTTGGATTGCCGCCCCTGAGCAGCAGGTCCATGAATTCGATTATTTGAAGTGGGTCAACAATGTTGCCTGGACTGCCATCACGCCGCAGCAGACCTTTACTGACAACCCCGCCACGCAGTACCGCCTGGGCGGAGACACGGTGATGAGCGCCCCTAACGGCGAGTCTGAAGTGTCAGTTGCCAATTTTGCGGACGCCGCGATTGATGAACTGGCACGCAAACAATATATTCGGCAGCGTTTTTCCGTTGTTGACGCTTAA
- a CDS encoding MarR family winged helix-turn-helix transcriptional regulator gives MDLGTDDQLVEQIFQVNQSERAFILRELKEFDLNLVQARALIYIGNHPGLIQKKLAAHIGKQGATTTNILKVLESRAFIIRQVQASNERQKQLYLSPSGQETAARVKQIFIALEQQANSGLSAADQATLLALLQRVQANVEAAE, from the coding sequence ATGGACTTAGGAACGGACGATCAACTTGTCGAACAAATCTTTCAGGTCAATCAATCTGAACGGGCCTTTATTTTACGCGAACTCAAGGAATTCGACCTAAACCTTGTCCAAGCACGGGCGCTCATCTATATCGGTAATCACCCCGGTCTCATTCAAAAGAAACTGGCTGCCCACATCGGTAAACAAGGCGCCACGACAACAAATATTCTCAAGGTGCTCGAATCGCGGGCGTTCATCATTCGCCAGGTGCAGGCCAGCAACGAGCGCCAGAAACAACTGTACCTCTCCCCCAGCGGTCAGGAAACGGCGGCGCGCGTCAAGCAAATCTTCATTGCTTTGGAGCAGCAGGCAAACAGTGGCTTGAGTGCGGCGGACCAGGCGACACTGCTCGCCTTATTGCAGCGCGTCCAAGCTAACGTTGAGGCCGCAGAGTAG
- a CDS encoding TetR/AcrR family transcriptional regulator: MEKGEKQRAHLIDVARDLFAQKGYEATTTRALNQAAGTSDGLLYYYFPHGKQQILDTIVREGVVQRVDDLQLNLSAVDTPEALERKLTDFIVAVWQLFVREDNYQSFMITIRERMLLSDEESAWLARYTENIRTKLTDAFGSVVSILSCSKAQVPVLVDIMIALVQGTLYEQLIIQNKRNVEDAQMQKLQREIHLVLNSNN; encoded by the coding sequence ATGGAAAAGGGAGAGAAACAACGCGCACATTTAATTGACGTTGCCCGTGACCTGTTTGCACAAAAGGGTTATGAAGCAACGACCACCCGCGCTTTAAACCAGGCTGCTGGTACCAGCGACGGCTTGCTGTACTACTACTTTCCACACGGTAAACAGCAAATCCTGGACACCATAGTTCGTGAGGGTGTGGTGCAGCGCGTCGACGACCTGCAACTGAACCTGAGTGCCGTCGACACACCAGAAGCACTGGAGCGCAAACTGACCGACTTCATCGTCGCAGTTTGGCAACTCTTTGTCCGTGAAGACAACTACCAGTCCTTCATGATTACCATTCGGGAACGGATGTTACTCTCGGATGAAGAATCCGCTTGGCTGGCGCGCTACACGGAGAACATCCGTACGAAACTGACGGATGCGTTCGGAAGTGTCGTTAGTATCCTGAGCTGTTCAAAGGCGCAGGTGCCCGTTCTCGTGGATATCATGATTGCCCTAGTACAAGGAACCCTGTACGAGCAACTCATCATCCAAAACAAGCGCAATGTCGAGGACGCACAAATGCAGAAGTTGCAGCGTGAAATACATCTTGTTTTGAATTCAAACAACTAA
- a CDS encoding alpha/beta hydrolase yields MKKVMLVLGTFVAILVLAACGQQTSTRGTTATLYIHGYGGSANSTNFLIKHADHAVGARKVTTATVSPNGQVSLKGSWRKGAKRPIVQVIFQDNHQRNPAVSGKWLRNVVVALQKHDGMTRFNTVAHSMGNWAVMSYALRYANKPGQPRFLKMVSLAGNYDGVLGRDDKANRNQLRGSGAPVRQTAEYKQLVKARGDFPKDIAVWNGYGDLNDGSNSDGRVSMVSALSLGYVVRARAKSYETHAFIGKNAQHSKLHENAAVAKAIEQFLW; encoded by the coding sequence ATGAAAAAAGTGATGCTAGTCCTGGGCACTTTTGTTGCAATCCTTGTTTTGGCTGCTTGCGGGCAACAAACTTCAACGCGTGGCACAACAGCTACTTTGTATATTCACGGGTATGGCGGCAGTGCAAACTCAACCAATTTTTTAATCAAACACGCTGACCACGCGGTTGGGGCGCGTAAAGTTACGACTGCAACGGTTAGCCCAAACGGCCAGGTGAGCTTGAAGGGCTCGTGGCGCAAGGGTGCTAAACGGCCAATCGTGCAGGTCATTTTTCAGGACAATCACCAGCGCAACCCAGCTGTGAGCGGTAAGTGGCTACGCAATGTCGTGGTGGCACTCCAAAAGCATGATGGCATGACACGGTTCAATACGGTGGCCCACTCGATGGGCAACTGGGCGGTCATGAGCTATGCCTTGCGTTACGCCAATAAACCCGGCCAGCCGCGGTTCCTCAAGATGGTGTCATTAGCAGGCAACTATGATGGTGTTCTCGGCCGTGATGACAAAGCCAACCGCAATCAGTTGCGGGGGAGCGGAGCCCCAGTACGGCAAACGGCAGAATACAAGCAATTGGTCAAGGCACGCGGTGATTTTCCAAAGGACATCGCCGTGTGGAACGGCTATGGGGATCTCAACGACGGCAGCAATAGCGATGGCCGCGTCAGCATGGTTTCCGCGCTTAGTTTGGGCTATGTGGTGCGTGCCCGTGCAAAATCGTATGAAACACACGCCTTTATTGGAAAGAACGCACAACACAGCAAACTCCACGAGAACGCTGCGGTTGCCAAGGCAATCGAACAGTTCCTGTGGTGA
- a CDS encoding Nramp family divalent metal transporter encodes MAEHEIEHVGKSLDEVNGSVEVPKNAGFWRTLKAFTGPGILIAVGYMDPGNWITSIAGGAQYKYRLLAVVLLSSLIAMLLQAMASKLGIVTGKDLAQLTREHTNKSVGIILWVIAELAIMATDIAEIIGSGIAIQLLFGIPLIVGILITAMDVLLLLLLMRLGFRKIEAIVATLVAVILIVFAYEVFLAKPDVGGILMGYLPTSSIITNHGMLYLTLGIVGATVMPHDLYLGSSISQTRRVDRKNRKELAQAVRFSTIDSNLQLFIAFIVNSLLLILGAALFYGTSSHLGRFAELFASLNNPAIVGAIASPVLSMLFAVALLSSGQSSTITGTLAGQIVMEGFVRIKAPLWVQRLITRLLSVTPVLIFAVIYKGNEAKIEDLLTLSQVFLSVALPFAVVPLVIFASSKKLMGEFANKMWIKIAAWTATAVLVALNLYLIVQTLSEFFASL; translated from the coding sequence ATGGCTGAACATGAGATTGAACATGTAGGCAAGAGTCTTGACGAGGTCAACGGCTCAGTAGAAGTACCAAAGAACGCAGGTTTCTGGCGGACGCTCAAGGCGTTCACCGGACCCGGTATTCTCATCGCGGTGGGATACATGGACCCAGGTAACTGGATCACTTCCATCGCTGGTGGTGCGCAGTATAAGTATCGGCTCCTCGCAGTTGTCTTGCTTTCAAGCTTAATTGCGATGTTGCTACAAGCGATGGCTTCCAAGCTCGGGATTGTCACGGGTAAGGACCTTGCGCAGTTAACACGTGAGCACACAAACAAGAGCGTCGGCATTATCCTGTGGGTAATCGCCGAACTTGCCATTATGGCGACGGATATTGCTGAAATTATTGGTTCCGGGATTGCGATTCAGTTGCTGTTCGGCATTCCGCTCATTGTCGGTATCCTGATTACCGCGATGGACGTGCTGCTGCTCTTGCTCCTGATGCGTCTTGGCTTCCGTAAGATTGAAGCCATTGTTGCGACCTTGGTTGCGGTTATCCTGATTGTCTTCGCCTACGAGGTCTTCCTCGCTAAGCCTGACGTGGGCGGTATCCTGATGGGGTACCTTCCAACCAGCTCAATCATTACGAACCATGGGATGCTGTACCTGACCCTCGGGATTGTTGGTGCGACGGTTATGCCCCATGACTTGTACCTGGGTTCATCCATTTCCCAGACGCGCCGGGTTGACCGCAAGAACCGGAAGGAACTGGCTCAGGCCGTTCGCTTCTCCACGATTGATTCCAACCTGCAGCTGTTCATTGCGTTCATTGTGAACTCACTGCTGCTGATTCTGGGTGCGGCACTGTTCTACGGCACCAGTTCCCACTTAGGCCGTTTCGCAGAACTGTTCGCTTCCCTGAACAACCCCGCAATTGTTGGGGCCATTGCAAGTCCAGTGCTGTCCATGCTGTTCGCAGTTGCGCTGTTGTCATCTGGGCAGAGTTCAACCATTACCGGTACCTTGGCTGGGCAGATTGTTATGGAAGGTTTCGTTCGGATTAAGGCGCCACTCTGGGTCCAGCGGCTCATCACGCGTCTGCTGTCCGTGACACCAGTTCTGATCTTCGCTGTCATCTACAAGGGGAATGAGGCCAAGATTGAGGACCTGCTGACCCTGTCACAAGTTTTCCTGAGTGTGGCCTTGCCGTTCGCGGTCGTGCCACTGGTTATCTTCGCCAGCAGCAAGAAGCTGATGGGTGAGTTTGCCAACAAGATGTGGATCAAGATTGCGGCTTGGACCGCAACCGCCGTCTTGGTCGCCTTGAACTTGTACCTGATTGTGCAGACCCTTTCGGAATTCTTCGCATCCTTGTAA
- a CDS encoding MFS transporter: MADTTSNTHQTGFGERVGFWSYFTGQGMAMSFLTGMLTTYLLMNGIAVTQVAFAMVAVKLWDVFSDTIFGIIFDRVHFRGGRSIPWLRIAMIVVPVMTVIVFSIPAFLSPGTKLLWFVLSYIFWDTAYTISDVPIYNLVTLMTSDTNERNGILAFARMAALVGVFISTMLATFMVSERGGFSFSQTALALATVMFILMLPVSFTAKERVHQVDANEKYSLREIWQYVKSNKYLQRYYLYYIISGVTWTSSAVDLFVSYYFFGSALVSTLTMIAMAIPMAILSPLMGIILKHVDKFRLFFWSAILLSVTTFMVYFGGTHSLMLYLILISLRSIPQGVVLTLNLTFTPDVVEYGKFSSGIDARGIAFAVQSFSGKLISLAQPLGLFVLGFFAWQPLQASSFAALEHEAVTQSATALSGLWVVSQLLPAIGAAVALIPLLGYQLRDKDVQLMADANAGKISHDEAVAKLSPRLLK, from the coding sequence ATGGCAGACACGACATCAAATACACACCAAACCGGCTTTGGCGAACGCGTCGGCTTCTGGAGCTACTTTACAGGTCAGGGAATGGCGATGAGCTTCCTGACAGGCATGCTAACGACTTACCTGTTGATGAACGGCATCGCGGTAACACAGGTTGCCTTCGCAATGGTCGCCGTCAAATTATGGGACGTCTTCAGCGACACAATTTTTGGCATTATCTTCGACCGCGTTCACTTCCGCGGTGGCAGGAGCATCCCCTGGTTGCGCATTGCCATGATTGTCGTCCCCGTCATGACGGTAATTGTCTTTAGTATTCCCGCCTTCCTGAGCCCTGGCACCAAATTGCTGTGGTTTGTTCTCAGCTACATCTTCTGGGACACTGCCTACACCATTAGTGACGTGCCGATTTACAACCTCGTCACCCTGATGACCAGTGATACCAACGAACGCAACGGTATCCTGGCCTTCGCCCGGATGGCCGCCCTCGTCGGCGTGTTCATCTCAACGATGCTCGCCACCTTCATGGTCTCCGAGCGCGGTGGCTTTAGCTTCAGTCAGACTGCCCTGGCACTGGCAACCGTGATGTTTATCCTGATGCTACCCGTCAGCTTCACTGCCAAGGAACGTGTGCACCAAGTTGACGCCAACGAAAAGTACAGCCTGCGCGAAATTTGGCAGTACGTGAAGTCGAACAAATACCTGCAGCGTTACTATCTCTACTATATTATTTCCGGCGTGACGTGGACCTCGAGCGCCGTCGACCTGTTTGTTTCCTACTACTTTTTCGGCAGTGCCCTGGTATCGACCCTGACCATGATTGCAATGGCAATTCCAATGGCAATCCTGTCACCGCTGATGGGCATTATCCTGAAGCACGTCGATAAGTTCCGGCTCTTCTTCTGGAGTGCCATCCTCCTGTCGGTCACCACGTTCATGGTCTACTTCGGCGGCACCCACAGCCTGATGCTATACCTGATTCTGATTTCGCTACGGTCTATTCCGCAGGGCGTTGTCCTGACACTGAACCTCACTTTCACCCCTGACGTCGTGGAATACGGCAAGTTTAGCTCCGGCATCGACGCGCGCGGCATTGCCTTTGCGGTGCAGTCCTTTTCCGGCAAGCTGATTTCGTTAGCACAACCGCTCGGCCTGTTCGTCCTCGGTTTCTTCGCATGGCAGCCGCTGCAGGCCAGTAGCTTCGCCGCACTAGAACATGAGGCCGTGACGCAATCCGCAACGGCATTGTCTGGGCTGTGGGTTGTCTCCCAATTGTTGCCCGCGATTGGTGCGGCCGTCGCACTTATTCCACTACTTGGCTATCAGTTGCGTGACAAAGACGTCCAGCTCATGGCGGACGCGAACGCTGGGAAGATCAGTCACGACGAGGCAGTCGCAAAACTGTCACCCCGTCTGCTGAAGTAA
- a CDS encoding alpha-L-fucosidase, which yields MDTVNRHREQAPSWFQQADFGIFIHWGLYSVPAYAPAPERKHHTFYTNFKYQPYAEWYANSMLFPTGPTGKYHQEHYGNMPYEDFALTFRQQARQVDVDAWADKFAAAHAKYVVVVTKHHDGFVMYDTKVQNPVHPGYNLDFDFIGMLAKAVRARGMRFGVYYSSLLDWSFRHDRVQSAASFLLDNPNTQAYRDYVWAQWHELIDRYHPDILWSDIGYPVDSRLPQLFRDYYAAVPDGMVNDRWSSYPNWLRHRVLHPLFNLGGAIWQESHQTSAQAPAYYDYRTLEYTTDWHQDTGYYEITRGIDQSFGYNQFSRPQDFITADEVRRIIAEARPHNGRLLLNVGPMANGTIPAPQQAVLTDLASQAL from the coding sequence ATGGATACAGTCAATCGTCATCGTGAACAAGCGCCAAGCTGGTTCCAGCAAGCAGATTTTGGCATTTTCATCCATTGGGGGCTCTACAGCGTGCCCGCGTATGCACCTGCACCGGAGCGTAAACACCACACGTTCTATACCAACTTCAAGTACCAGCCCTACGCGGAATGGTATGCCAATTCAATGCTGTTCCCAACCGGTCCGACTGGCAAGTACCACCAAGAACACTACGGGAACATGCCTTATGAGGACTTCGCCTTGACCTTCCGTCAGCAGGCCCGCCAGGTCGATGTCGATGCCTGGGCGGATAAATTCGCGGCGGCACACGCGAAGTACGTCGTCGTTGTCACGAAACATCATGATGGCTTCGTCATGTATGATACCAAGGTGCAAAACCCAGTCCACCCAGGATACAACCTCGACTTCGATTTTATCGGGATGTTAGCCAAGGCCGTGCGGGCACGTGGCATGCGCTTTGGCGTCTACTACTCGAGCCTGCTCGACTGGTCATTCAGACACGACCGCGTGCAGAGTGCCGCCAGCTTTCTCTTGGACAATCCGAACACCCAGGCCTACCGGGATTACGTGTGGGCGCAGTGGCACGAGCTCATTGACCGCTACCACCCCGATATTCTCTGGAGTGACATCGGCTATCCGGTCGACTCGCGGCTCCCGCAGTTATTCCGCGACTACTACGCCGCAGTTCCCGATGGCATGGTCAACGACCGCTGGAGCAGTTATCCCAATTGGCTGCGGCACCGCGTGTTGCACCCGCTCTTTAACCTGGGCGGGGCTATCTGGCAGGAAAGTCACCAGACATCGGCGCAAGCACCTGCGTATTACGACTATCGCACACTGGAATACACGACCGACTGGCATCAAGATACCGGCTATTATGAGATTACCCGCGGGATTGACCAGTCCTTTGGCTACAACCAGTTCAGTCGGCCGCAAGACTTTATCACTGCAGATGAGGTGCGACGGATCATTGCTGAAGCACGGCCACACAATGGACGGCTCCTGCTAAACGTCGGCCCCATGGCGAACGGCACGATTCCGGCACCACAACAGGCGGTACTCACGGATTTAGCAAGCCAAGCCCTATAA
- a CDS encoding nuclear transport factor 2 family protein — protein sequence MSDIETISQLILWERQARGRKLDDELAATYWPEATVTTSWSTGLAKDTFVGQHPVDFDYSLPIVGRMGTPIVHLHGSRAYVELASSTKHWMYLGQDEVIVESFMTLVYRVEKRSGVWKISDMTAICEADTLTPVIAGNDLHLDRDLLASLRTSYRFLAYTRIKAGGKIDNNGIGTDEPATVQPVYDKAEAWIKEN from the coding sequence ATGTCAGATATTGAAACCATTAGTCAACTGATTTTGTGGGAACGGCAAGCCCGTGGTCGTAAATTGGACGACGAACTCGCTGCCACGTATTGGCCGGAAGCTACGGTTACCACTAGCTGGTCAACCGGTCTTGCCAAGGATACTTTTGTTGGCCAACACCCAGTTGATTTCGACTACAGCTTGCCAATCGTCGGCCGTATGGGCACCCCGATTGTGCACTTGCACGGCAGTCGGGCTTACGTTGAACTGGCATCTTCCACTAAGCATTGGATGTATCTGGGCCAGGATGAGGTCATCGTTGAATCGTTCATGACATTGGTCTACCGCGTTGAGAAGCGGTCTGGCGTTTGGAAAATTAGTGACATGACTGCGATTTGTGAGGCTGATACGCTGACGCCTGTGATTGCGGGTAATGATTTGCACCTGGACCGCGACCTGCTTGCCAGCCTCCGCACGTCATACCGTTTCTTGGCGTATACGCGGATTAAAGCGGGCGGCAAGATTGACAACAACGGGATTGGGACGGATGAACCTGCGACCGTTCAACCCGTTTATGACAAGGCTGAGGCCTGGATCAAGGAGAACTAA